The Ptiloglossa arizonensis isolate GNS036 chromosome 9, iyPtiAriz1_principal, whole genome shotgun sequence nucleotide sequence CGGTTTGCGTCGTTCGGTTGCGCGCAATGGCTCGTGCGGACGTACATCCGCGTAGTTTGAccgggaacgaacgaacgaacgagtcaGGATTCCGTCAGGAAGACGAACGCGAATAATCGTACGGCCTCGATGCTTCGAACTGTTTTCCATATTACGCGTACCCGATCCGAGAAACGGCCGAGACGTTTAAATTTATCGCCGTATATTAGCTGGTCTACCGTGTCGCGGAATTGTAAATGTAACTTTCATCGGAAGTAGACCATCTAGAAATTCCCGGTGTTGCGCAACCCCGGTGGCGGGATTACTCATTTAAATTCCACTCGGGTCCTCGTCAACGATCTGTCTCACATGACGCGAGAGGCACTATCGACCTTTCTACTCCCCTTTGCGAAGTTACCGTGCTCCCACCCTTTTGTATCTCTTATTTGCATCGTCGCGGAGAAACTTTCCAAGTTCCACGGCACCGGAACCACCCATCGCGATCGAAAGTTTCTTGTGCCAAGACCGTCGCGGTTCTGAAAAATCTTTCCAACGTGCGCGCGACGGTGTCGTAATGCTCCTTCCCTTCTCCTCCTTTGGTGCAGCATTCGGACACACATGCAACGACAAAGTCAATAAGACTACGTGCGTACCAGTTTTAGCATTTCCTAGGTCGTGCGGGATCGTTTATGCGTCACGATGAATGCACGCCGCTTTGCACGCGCGTTGGCACGGTCCTCGACTTCCGTACAATAACACGTGTCGCTTGAATTAAGATAAACACCGTTCTCGCATAGAAACGAGTGACGTACCGTTTTCAGAGTGAATGGCAGTGCACTACCGAATGGTCCGTGTACGGTTACAATACGAGTAGGAATGTATTGTATCGAAAAATGATCGTAAGATGAAAATACGTCTAACGGAAGGAATAAAACTTTTGATCGACCTCTCTCGACCAATTCTACGGATCGTGAAGTACTGTAGTAAAACGgaagtaaatataaatattgtgcAAATCGAGATCACCGATTTCAATCGCCGATACGATTCCAtatgatatataaataaaaaagaatatgacaatataaattgtatatattttataaatttataatttagattataatatagtataaaCTTTATCGttctttacttttattttaagaGCATCGACCACAGAGTCGATGAAGAAGTATTTACAAGTGTTATAAAACGAGTCGAAATTGTTCGATACGATGGACCACTCTtgaatgtaaaaattgtttccaacATTATCGTTGACAATAAATTACTAGCTATTTTAGAATATATCGATAAATCGTATCGGAACATCGTATAATTTGTTTAGAACGCAATTCGAacaaatatcattttttttttgtatgtgaaaattttgattaccaTGTAGACCACTTTAAATTCAAATAGcgtaattatattatacatataacgtatatcccttaTATAGAAATTATATCAACCAGGATTGGTACTAACGATCGCGCTAGGTACTTTTCCATTCTTTGTAACGGATGGAGTATTGGTATTTGTACTATCACCTAAATTAATTCCTTTGTTAAGACTCTGCCCCTTACAATATACGATCGGTGTAGAATTACTTTGAATTACTGTATCCGCGTTAACGCATGTATCGGTTGATATAACATTATCCTTTACTATGCTAGAATCGGTATTATTACCGGTAACAAGGTTTGTAACGGCAGTTTGCTTCAACGCTAGATATTCATCGACCGAACCCAGTGGATCTTTCTCCGTAACTACCTTATTTGCAGTTTCTATTATAGGAGACGACGACGGAGAACTCGTACTCGGTGATGTACTAAGTTTAGAAAGTCTTTGACGTTCTCTCAACCGCTTACGAATTTCTGACTGTATCTTGGACTCTTTTATCACATTTTGAACATCATCCGTCTGATAGTAACGACTTGCCCAAGTTTCGGTACCGTCCGATTTTCGCATAGGACACGTTTCTATTTGAGATTTACAACGTTCGCTTTGaacaatttctttatttttgttcttatCGTTCTCGCTATTTTCTATATCATCCATGTCGTCGCAGTAATTATCCAAATCAATTATTTCATCCAAGTCTATGGACTTCTCTTCGTCtaacattattttattcgatatacACGACACTTCCGcaaaattttcattattcgttgAAATATCGTGTATTACTTTCGGCTTACTATCGTTTCGGTGTTCGTTCGCATTTGGCTTCTCACTTTCGATAGCACAATTTCCCGGCAAACATTCGTCtttctttacattttttgtATGTTGATTTTCATTGCGCGATATTTCTTTATCTACGTCTATTTTGGAACTTGTATCTTTCGGTTGCTCCTTGGAATGCAATTTTTTCTTTACCTTCCGTCTTTTTCCATTAGATTTTGACTGAGTATCGTTATTACTTACGTTATTGCTATGAACTCGTTTAGAAACTTCAGTTTTATGTGTATCTAATTCTTTAtgagtttctgttccattttccgtctttttattttcttttgaatTTTCTGCACCATTTACACTATGTAC carries:
- the LOC143151065 gene encoding uncharacterized protein LOC143151065, yielding MSKARKGVRVEDASSSSDTSSSLSSAEEVDVHDLKPIKDYLSDRRELASQLFKSVKAEKIQMMLPQVLKKMDLGQLEEWCANELNGMSKVRILSILNGKAMVESSDTTESDDSGPSLEIISDTEEWFTDEDVIKQEEGSQSLKGKAKKDRVKQKGKTLFHKKNDNKSNCKKVADNAYKSVQIKKEEEAEISKEKEGDSLLDLLELEMRARAIRALIRKEEDIIPNASKSTESTDTLNENAVAKTEQEEMKEKENCRRQLERIISAHQSGAAEDEDVVLVVQPTPTIELLSSESEGESHGGIRINKKLQNERVINNEGNIDDAKNGNIYNVHSVNGAENSKENKKTENGTETHKELDTHKTEVSKRVHSNNVSNNDTQSKSNGKRRKVKKKLHSKEQPKDTSSKIDVDKEISRNENQHTKNVKKDECLPGNCAIESEKPNANEHRNDSKPKVIHDISTNNENFAEVSCISNKIMLDEEKSIDLDEIIDLDNYCDDMDDIENSENDKNKNKEIVQSERCKSQIETCPMRKSDGTETWASRYYQTDDVQNVIKESKIQSEIRKRLRERQRLSKLSTSPSTSSPSSSPIIETANKVVTEKDPLGSVDEYLALKQTAVTNLVTGNNTDSSIVKDNVISTDTCVNADTVIQSNSTPIVYCKGQSLNKGINLGDSTNTNTPSVTKNGKVPSAIVSTNPG